The following DNA comes from Centroberyx gerrardi isolate f3 chromosome 4, fCenGer3.hap1.cur.20231027, whole genome shotgun sequence.
ATGTGGGTTTCTGTTCCACTAGGTctagtcctgtgtgtgtgtgtgtgtgtgtgtgtgtgtgtgtgtgtgtgtgtgtgtgtgtgtgtgcgtgtgtgtgtgtgtgtgtgctgtgtgttggcTATTGGATAGGGGGTTGTCCAAGTaagtcttaaaggaatagttcaccccaaaatgaaaattcatccAATCATCTATCTTTCATCTTTTTACAACtacaaaaaaagcataaaatgtccatcacatttctccaaacaacTCATGCAGCATAATTCAAGTGTTTTGTAACCAAACAATTGTACTGTGGGTCAAAAAGTTTAATGGTTACCTCGTTAATCATCATTATACAGTTGGGATTTTTGAGTTATTAGGCAATGTATCTAACCAAAAGGTAGTCCAAGGAGATGAAACATGCTAAAAAATTAACTGATATGTTATCTAACACATTTTGTATTAATCTCTGGTGCTTGTGCCCTCTCTAGTCTACTTCAACGGGGTGCGTCTCCATGTGGAGTCCCCGCAGCCCTCGGTGTCGGCCTCCAGGGGGAGCAGCGTCACTCTTCCCTGTCACTACCGCTACGAGCCTGAACTCAACACGCCCCGCCGGACCCGCGTCAAGTGGTCCTGGTTGCCCGCCAACGCCATCGACGCTCCTGCCTCCCCCGCAGCCATCGCCATGGAAACCGAGGTGATGGTCGCTATGGGCAACCGTCACCGCAGCTACGGCAGCTTCCGGGGCCGCGTGCGCCTGCGCCGCTCGGCACCGGGGGACATGTCGCTGGTGATCAACGAGCTGCACCTCAACGACACGGGCCGATACCGCTGTGAGGTGATCGACGGTCTGGAGGACGAGAGCGTCACGGTGGATCTGGAGCTGCGGGGTGagggatggggtgtgtgtgtgtgtgtgtgtgtgtgtgtgtgtgatgggcaAGGTGAATTCATGAGGTTGAGGTGGTTAAGTAAGGAATTTGAAGAATTtaggtgttgtggtggtgtgcTAGATTCAGTGTACAGTGTAATTAGAAATTTGTTTCCTGAACTGACTCATGATGTCACTGCAACTTATTTACAATCACTTGCATCTTGCATCCTCTTTCCCACATACCATGCGGCAAGACGCAGCTGGTCGAAGATAGGATCTGATTCAGTGTCCTCCTCTGggagtatatatataaaacagatGTATGTGAAAAACAGGCACTCACAGATGTAtgtgaaaagaaatggaaaattcCATGTCCAAGTCGACCATTCACCTTCCTCCGCAGGCACCGTTCTCTTCATCCATGAGGCACGTGCCGGCACTGACTCTAGCATGTGCAGAACAAATTTCAAAACAGTCACATGCGGACTGATATTTCTTGGCGCACGGTATGTTGACAAGATTCCCTCcaaggttttgaatgggttgAGCTCAGACTCGAGAAGCATGTAAATTGCAGCGACATCTTGAGGCTGTTCGGGCTACTAGaattgtcttgctcaaggatacttcAACAAGGATGGGCACATTGGCTACTGTGGAGATCGAACTTTTGACCCTccagttacaggacggtctctctaatcACCACCTGCCTCCCCAAAAGtatctgtaaatgtgtttgagagAGTGTTCCTGTGTATGCACATTCAAAGTGTCATTATTAACCCTCTCCCCCCATATAGGAGTGGTATTCCCCTACTTCTCACAGGAAGGACGCTACCATTTCAACTTCCTGGAGGCCCAGCAGGCGTGTGAGGAGCAGGACGCCACTCTGGCCACGTTTGAGCAGCTCTTCACAGCTTGGGATGAGGGGCTAGACTGGTGTAACGCGGGCTGGTTGGCTGATGGCACGGTGCAGTATCCAATCACAGTGCCGCGTGAGGGCTGTGGGGGCGTGGATTTAGCTCCGGGATTGCGCAGCTACGGACAACGGCATCGACTCCTCCACCGCTTTGATGCTTTCTGCTTCTCCGCCTCTGTCaagggtcagtgtgtgtgtgtgtgtgtgtgtgtgtgtgttggcactATTTTAAACCTAAATAGTCAAAACATGACACAATCTCTTTACTAATGCCTATTTACAACAGGTGCATGGTATCACAAAGCATCagttgggtatggcaaggtgtggcacttgCCATACCTTTGTGTGAGTGAAATTTGATCTTGTCGTTTTTATCAtcataatggagagcaaagatcaaacaAAAACTGCCAGGCATTTATTTGGATGCAAAAAAACCACATCAAAGGAGCATTTAAGACCAATGTTCCCTTTGAGTTTGGTGACCCacatgtaataatttattaataattTCTACTGCACATTTTCTAATAGTGAAGAGGTCTTCCACTTGCTACCAACACACCTGTTTCATTAGTTGTTGGAGCGTGATGCATGATGTGCATATATTCTTATGAGTTTTTTAAAGGGAAACCAAACAGAATACTTTTCAGGTTGGgctgacatctactggttaaaagcatgctattgcaattgcaatctgttattggctgatcttagCTGCTATTGGCCCATCTGTGACAAACCATTACCAAACAGCTAACCTACATCACAGGTAaccaagatcagccaatagcagattgcagctgcaatagcatgcttttaaccagtagatggcagtccaacctgaaaagtaatctctgtgtttggtttccctTTAATGAACTGACACCCTGTCACAAAGTATTGAGTGATAACATGTTTtgatgtgtctgtctctcttgctgtaGGGACTGTGTACTTCTTAAAACACCCACTGCAGCTGAACTTCACAGAGGCGGTCCAGGCTTGTGACAATGACGGCGGCCAAATTGCCAAAGTGGGTCAGCTATACGCCGCCTGGAGGCTGATGGGATTGGACCGCTGTGACGCCGGCTGGTTGGCTGACGGGAGCGTCCGTTACCCCATCGTTAAGGCCCGGGCTAACTGCGGGCCGGTAGAACCAGGGGTGCGTAGTTTCGGTTTCCCCCCTCCGCACCAGAAATTTAACGTCTACTGCTATCAGAAGACCTTGGTTTGAGTCAGTGGAAAcaagagatgaaaacaaaccaAGCCAACCATTCTCACAATGCACTGATTTAAAGCTCTACATGGGaggctagcattagctttagcttgGATGCAAGTTAGCAGTAGCTTTAGCCAGTTTGGTCGTCTCTGAGCCAACTACTTTGAAGTCAGTTAGTTTGAATGAATCACTTTCCACCTCCATAAGACTGCAACTTATGTCTTTGTGTTGAACTTTACTACCAGCAACATGTTTTGAATTATGTATATCTGTTACTCTAGGGCCCACTTATATTTGTGTACTTACACAAAATGTAAATCATGTTCCTACCACAAAGACATCCTGCAGAAAAGGAGAATGTCTTTCCAAAGTTTGTTAAATTTGTTCTTGGCTTCAGTCTTGTTGACAGCAAACGTTCCTTCCTCAAGCTAGTTTCCCCTTAAAGTGGCAGTGGCAGTTTCTGAATTTGAGTGAACAACTCATTGACTACTTATTGACCCACCAgcactgatacacacaccacctcttcaGTATCATCATATTTAGTTCACAGTTGATTCAAACTCAGGGAAGGTGTTCAGACACAGCAAGTCTTCATATTCAAACTATTTCATCCCTTAATCCTTAATCTATACCCTATATTTATTCGGCGGAGGTTTCCTGGGCATGCATGGTCTTCTTCAGCGATGCCCTACAGTAcatcacattcatacagttacttacagtcacacctgggagctgcccagtgcagccaCAGCCTCCTACTGTTGGCCTCTCTACTGGAGCTGTTgtgggttaagtgccttgctcaagggcacgttGACGGTAGTTGCTgaaagaggggagagtgtttctcAGTGTTTCCCTGCCAGGTTTTCCCAGCCGGTCCAAGGATTTGAACCTCCCAATCGTAAAAACTTCCCACTTCTCTTACCTTCGGGCCGCTGCCGCCACAGATATGTCTTACTAACAGGAGCGCCACTGTTAAACATACTAGAGTCTTTGTCCATCTCCTGAAATGTCTGTGTATCCCGCTGTATAAAGTATAACGtatctctttttcatttttccaagGGAGATTGAGAGTAGTGGTCTGTGATGGAGAATGCAGAAGTTATGAGTGAATCTCTGTAATTCGGtgtgttgtcatgttgtttaaACTACCGTGTTCAAACCCCTTGTGGGAGAAGAGACAGTGCTTAGTTATATACCTTTTCCCTTTTTATCATTATATATGGCTGCATATTTTGTACTATTTTctacaaattaataaaaaacgACTTtaaacatgctttttttttaatatgtgaGGTACATTTGTTAACAGAATGTAGGGGATTTGGAAAAGATCTCATTAAAAATTCCatctgccttcaaatgctgcattaataattaataatttcatttcaacattttttgaaCTGCGAAAGTACTTGCAGTTGTAATGCAAAATCTTAGGGTGTGAATATCATACATCACTCAATCTCAACTGTCTTTTATCTGTGAAAGTACACAACACTCAAACTTAGTCTTTGGATAATGGCATGAAAACATACTTCATCTACAAAAATTAAGCTTAATGGTTCTTAGTCAGAGGAATTGACACCTTTTTTTAATAGATTTATAATCCTGCGAAACACAGCTCACATTTGTACCCAGTGAATTTCTTCTAGTTGTTGCAAATCCTAGCAGCACCACTGGTCGGCGCGCTCATGAGTTGGCGATACAGCTTCACTAGCTCTCCAATTGGGAATGCCAGGGTAGAGAGGTGAGAGGGGTTACTGACCCATACAAAACAGCCACTGTATGTAAAAGGTAGTACAGTAGATCCTTAACACGCGCCGCTCTGTCTGGGCACGATGCGCTGGTCGTCCGGGGGAGTCCAGCGCGTCGCTACGCCCTCCGGACTCCGAACAGAAGTCCCACTGATTTTATGGCCAGCAGGCCTCAAGGGCAGATCCTATTTACACCTGCTGGCCAAACATGGGTGGAACGCACGTAGGcgctacagacacacacacactgcatacacacatgcatacttgcacacacacacactgcaaacacatATGTATAATTGCACACATGTACAGTCCGTCTGCATACAGATGCATACTCACAAACTTCACCACATAGACGCATGCTTACATGCTTGCACACGTATTCACTTGTACACACATGGGTActtactctctctgtcacacacacacacacacacacacacacacacataggcacacatacaaacagagcAGATCTGTTTGCGGTGCCTGTAGTGATGAAGGTAGCCGCTGTACAGGCTGAAGAGAGAACtatttactgtgtgttttttcaccCTTAGGTTCCAGAGGAAGgtaaaaacaaactaaatgcTGACTTTGTTCCTCTGGCTTAGAGGTTTTACTTAATATTTAACTGCTCTAGGGAAAGACGTTTCTGGAAAAAGTCAGAAAATCACAGAAAATTATTTGGGTAACTGATTATGGTCATATGGTCCTGTTGACTCTTACATAGAGTCTCCAGTACTGGTGTTTAGAGAGGAATAAGATCCACtcactatctgtctgtcagactcTTAAAGTCGTTTTTAAACACTAGGATAGTAATGTCACAGAGGCAGAGGATTCCACATTTTATTTGGTACAGTATAAGTTCACATCAGGGATTTGGGATCAGAACAAAGTCACACCCATGTGTATGTACAACATTACACatattttggtttatttgttaAAAGATCATTCAGCACTACAGTTTGCTGTAGAATCACAAACactggcacagacacacacatacaaattctCCCTCTAGCTCTCtgattccctctctttctcccacacacacacacacacactctctgacaaAAGTAATTCAACTTATTGATGGTATCGACGACACATTATCTGCCAACGTGATGCTTGTCTTGCTTTTCATGTGTGGGTATATGTGGATTTCCTCCACGTCATCCCTCAAATGTTGACATCACGTTGGAATGTCAGCATATTGTCTAGTGtttgttgaagtgtgtgtgtgtgtgtgtgtgtcaatatgatcatatctgtgtttgtatgtgtgtgtgtgctgtgtcagTGTTCGCGTTGTTCTGTGAGAGGTCAGCTGTGGACACATGAGTATCTGCTCTCACACTTAAAGCACGTCTTGACCTAAAAAGGTCATGGTCAACATTTgataacctcctcctcctcctcctcctcctatctcATCATCTTTACTGCTTTCACAGCTTTTTTCCTAAAATGGCGTCATTTCTCAAGTTTTACGAAGTACATTTCCGTTGTTAGGACCCTGTCACATGAACCCCCAGATGTCTGAGGGTCGTCTGGGAAAAATCACCCTTTTCTGTGTTCTCGCATGCAGCTCACTCTCAAATCAATCATAGTTATTTGATATGTAGCTCATAATTTAgcaattaattaaattaacCAATCAACAAACAAACTGGCCGattgatcaatcaatcaatcaaacaatcaatcaaataGATGTCTGCTCCGTGTAAATTAGTCACAGATCCTGCTGTTCAGATGTGTTGTGTTGAGAATATTTACAGTGAGAAACTCATCATACAGCAAACACTGAATCTTACAATATCATGATTCTCACATCAGATTGTGCCAAAAGTCACAAACATGAggtcacaaaaaaaacccaacctGCACAAATGGGTGTGCATCTTTTGCAACATCGGATGACCCAGAGGGGTGGAGTTATCCACTGTCCCAGAGGCCACCCTTGCCAGCATAGCCAATTCATTGTCATGCTGTAGACCTGTGAAGGTCTTACTGTAAGGTTGCCTTGCCACATGTCGGCTGCAGACGTGGGTTGACGTAGCGTTTGTTTTTAATACTTAAGGTGCGCTGGATTTAAATGCTTAGCACAGAAGAAGTGACTGAAGACTCTCAAAAGTGCATGAGTGCTAACTATTTCAACCCAGGTCTGTTGCAATGACTTTAATCACGTCTTTAACTTTTCTATTCATCATCAGATGGAACAGCACGATCAATTCAGCATGTCTAACACTGTGTTGGTGTCTTAGCATACGATGTAAGAGACAGTCAGTTTCACtagtcagaaacacacagatgtagTCATTAGAgtctaaaactaaaaaataaaataaaataaaacactaagaaacacacagatctagaaaaatagcctaaaaatatAGTAAAAATCTATGTAACAATGTGCTTGACTTCAGAGAATCCAGCTGCAATCCAAAACACTAttttttgggctgttttggacTTTCAGTGTCACTCTAAGGCCTTCCCACTCCCCATGGCTGGTACATTGCTGTTCAATAATGCGTCTTCTCTTTTCCCTCGCTTATGAAGGAACCTGCAGTGCTGGCAACTGATTGCTGGAGAATTATGACTTGTGCATTGAGACAAAACTTCCAAATACCGGATCATAGCTATAAATTAAAAGCTATAAATTAAAAATTCATACAAACTGCCCTCAAAAGGCACAGGGTGACACTCAAAGATCCAAaacgtcagtcagtcagactaTCGCTGTCTAAATGTGCTTTAGTGTTTGTATATACACGGAAGGGAATGCTATCTTTTTGGTTGGGCATTGGCATTGGTGTCCATGTTTCTTTACAAGAGGGGTCCTTTGTGGCTCTCTGTATGTCCTTTCAGTCCCGCTCAGAGCAGCTTCCTCTGTGACTGTTGACTGCTTACCCCTTTATTTCGGCTCCTGATGGACCTTTTGTGTAGCCTGTTACTGGTGGCGCCGGCTGACGGGAGAAGAGACACAAATTGATGACATCATCTAGCCATGAATGGCCGAAAGACATATAAATTACACCAGCAGTGAGTggtgtgaataaaaaaaacccatttcaaAAGCTGCCATGGGCTCTTGCtgtatttaatgttgaaatTTCAGCTCTagtatacagtgtgtgtaccAAATATTAGGACTGCCTcactaatactgatactaatacactatactaatattaatactaatacgAATACACTAATACTaattgttttgctttctt
Coding sequences within:
- the hapln3 gene encoding hyaluronan and proteoglycan link protein 3, which gives rise to MLSVLRPLLAAWLYLLVPGGQGIRRYNNGFYYQDITNGNGNGEIYFNGVRLHVESPQPSVSASRGSSVTLPCHYRYEPELNTPRRTRVKWSWLPANAIDAPASPAAIAMETEVMVAMGNRHRSYGSFRGRVRLRRSAPGDMSLVINELHLNDTGRYRCEVIDGLEDESVTVDLELRGVVFPYFSQEGRYHFNFLEAQQACEEQDATLATFEQLFTAWDEGLDWCNAGWLADGTVQYPITVPREGCGGVDLAPGLRSYGQRHRLLHRFDAFCFSASVKGTVYFLKHPLQLNFTEAVQACDNDGGQIAKVGQLYAAWRLMGLDRCDAGWLADGSVRYPIVKARANCGPVEPGVRSFGFPPPHQKFNVYCYQKTLV